A region of Clostridia bacterium DNA encodes the following proteins:
- a CDS encoding AraC family transcriptional regulator: MIYSYGYKIFNHPSADLSLYECGFEECIPEYTYGPCERQHYVMHYILSGKGTFCAEGKTYSLGQGDLFLIVPGQTTVYSADKQNPWTYVWVGFNGLKAESYMNAIGLTIQSPVMRYSLKKELKPLFRDMINAPSATPMIQETEQIANFYHIMSRLLENAKNTPKKKIPSNQKEIYLRKALSYIDIHYAEDISVAEISDFVNIDRTYLFNLFKSLLNMSPQQYLLNYRISKAALMLEHSDLSVAEIASYVGYTDPLAFSKAFKKSKQLSPLQYRKKKRG, encoded by the coding sequence ATGATTTACAGCTACGGTTATAAAATCTTCAATCATCCGTCGGCAGATCTTAGCTTGTATGAGTGCGGATTTGAAGAGTGTATTCCTGAATACACCTACGGTCCCTGTGAACGTCAGCATTATGTTATGCATTACATTTTATCCGGCAAGGGGACCTTTTGTGCCGAGGGCAAAACCTATTCTCTTGGGCAGGGCGATCTATTTTTGATTGTTCCGGGACAAACAACCGTTTATTCTGCGGATAAACAGAATCCCTGGACCTATGTGTGGGTTGGATTTAACGGTTTAAAGGCTGAAAGCTATATGAATGCAATCGGACTTACAATACAGTCTCCCGTTATGCGCTACAGTCTGAAAAAAGAATTAAAACCGCTCTTTAGGGACATGATAAATGCACCTTCTGCCACACCCATGATACAGGAGACCGAACAGATTGCAAACTTTTACCATATTATGTCCCGGTTACTGGAAAATGCCAAAAATACCCCTAAGAAAAAAATCCCTTCCAATCAAAAAGAGATCTATTTAAGAAAAGCATTAAGTTACATAGATATTCACTATGCCGAAGATATTTCGGTCGCTGAAATATCTGATTTTGTCAATATTGACCGCACATATCTTTTCAACCTGTTCAAAAGTCTGCTGAACATGTCTCCACAGCAGTATCTATTAAATTACCGCATCAGCAAAGCCGCACTGATGTTAGAGCACTCCGATTTATCTGTTGCAGAAATTGCAAGCTATGTAGGCTACACAGACCCTCTTGCTTTTTCAAAAGCGTTTAAAAAATCCAAACAACTCTCTCCTTTGCAATACAGAAAGAAAAAAAGGGGATAA
- a CDS encoding polysaccharide deacetylase family protein, which produces MRKICLMIIMTMLALMLSITTVFSQELETLLIKARNFQEDERGDWRIALSGTAWDGAMLEGLAKNKENAATKYIYLKKDGEYIIWAHSRDYGETKGPRYYRIFVDDKIVTHSENADNYFGDVKSENNNFVWEKSQKTELKKGWHKISFYTANMEARFDSIVITSDNLYTPPGANTTEFQGMRDLVNPVWNENPLSYTGIQPDSAVVSWTSATDNKGVCFYQIYKNNELADTVDASVHEYKLEGLELNTDYDIKIAAFDAVGNKSFTESVNVRLGSSDKYSILSAAWKKGGVEVCVRNNSDEERKAILITALYAENRMLKNISMQNIDIEINNRNVYEFDIVPKQDETVKFFVWNATKDIIPEAQVYEYSLIDSLLLKPVPDKTVVLSFDDTLKNHYTIVAPELEKRGFNATFYITEFDREEYGAANYEDGVNKGIYMSWSEIADLDDRGFEIGNHGLHHRGFINEANNFDVIKEDIEGLEERCKTYGVTLPTTFAYPGLQVTQEGKDYLKQKGYVFARTAHADAYNPLTQDPLEVKAANGTDLFNYDAFITKVSYAKNGEIPVLMYHDVNQHNKEAFIKTLDYLKDNDYLVLSLRDLTEFIDVKKALYGEVLTIPTVFGDNMVLQRDKNIKIWGETLASEEVVVTLNDVRATTTSDASGDWSCDLPPQQAGGPYTLSVTAAGETITFNNVLIGDVFVCSGQSNMAYSLSTVADAENEIKQAENYPNVRLFCQDTGGSSLPEINAKNGRWEICNSESAENFSGLGYLIGKKMYDALEEEVPVGILFAARGGTSIDYWTSAEAKKMAAEMKGSAQDVSRYNSGECFNLMLNPMLGYQAKAFVWYQGESNSVTKASESEQKETAELYEYALLSMIKDIRNKWNDQSLPFIIVQLPNYEKETYDYSYTREAQYDVCSTDNYSYIVSTLDIGDDYDIHPKNKQAFADRICLSLLQNIYGNEIISIPRLSNVSLNGSMVSLVFDNVGDGLSIVGNGGFEIAGGDGVFYPATIEISNNTVRLFNSNIDNPAFVRYAHMKIPVDYVRNSLDIPIPAFSYTLN; this is translated from the coding sequence ATGAGAAAGATATGTTTAATGATAATAATGACTATGTTGGCATTGATGTTAAGTATAACGACTGTGTTTTCGCAAGAACTAGAAACACTGCTTATCAAAGCAAGAAATTTTCAAGAAGATGAAAGAGGAGATTGGAGAATAGCTTTAAGCGGTACTGCATGGGATGGTGCTATGCTGGAAGGTTTAGCGAAAAACAAAGAAAATGCGGCAACAAAATATATATATCTGAAAAAAGACGGTGAATATATTATTTGGGCACATTCAAGAGATTACGGAGAAACAAAAGGTCCAAGATATTATCGGATTTTTGTAGACGATAAAATAGTTACGCATAGTGAAAATGCTGATAATTACTTTGGAGATGTAAAATCTGAAAACAATAATTTTGTATGGGAAAAAAGTCAAAAAACAGAATTGAAAAAAGGCTGGCATAAAATAAGTTTTTATACAGCAAACATGGAAGCGCGTTTTGATTCTATAGTAATAACAAGTGATAATTTATACACTCCTCCTGGAGCAAACACAACGGAATTTCAAGGAATGAGAGATTTGGTAAATCCTGTTTGGAATGAAAATCCGTTGAGTTATACCGGCATACAGCCGGACAGTGCGGTTGTGAGCTGGACATCAGCAACAGATAATAAAGGTGTATGTTTTTATCAAATATACAAAAATAACGAATTAGCAGATACGGTAGATGCAAGTGTGCACGAATATAAACTCGAAGGTTTAGAGCTTAATACTGATTATGATATAAAGATTGCGGCGTTTGATGCTGTCGGAAATAAATCGTTTACAGAATCAGTTAATGTACGCCTGGGAAGCAGCGATAAATATTCTATTCTTTCAGCAGCATGGAAAAAAGGCGGAGTAGAGGTCTGTGTCAGAAACAACTCAGATGAAGAAAGAAAAGCCATATTGATTACAGCCTTATATGCAGAGAACAGAATGCTGAAGAATATATCAATGCAAAACATAGATATAGAAATAAACAACAGAAATGTTTATGAGTTTGATATAGTGCCGAAACAAGATGAAACCGTAAAATTTTTTGTATGGAACGCAACGAAAGATATCATACCTGAAGCTCAGGTGTACGAATATTCACTTATTGACTCGTTGTTATTAAAACCTGTTCCTGACAAAACTGTAGTTTTATCATTTGATGATACATTGAAAAACCATTATACTATAGTGGCGCCTGAATTAGAGAAACGAGGATTTAATGCTACATTTTACATAACAGAATTTGACAGAGAAGAGTATGGAGCGGCGAATTATGAAGATGGCGTAAATAAAGGTATTTACATGTCATGGTCTGAAATCGCGGATTTAGACGACAGAGGTTTTGAAATCGGAAATCATGGATTGCATCATAGAGGATTCATAAATGAAGCAAATAATTTTGACGTCATTAAAGAAGATATAGAGGGATTGGAAGAGCGTTGCAAAACTTACGGGGTTACGTTGCCTACAACATTTGCGTATCCGGGGTTGCAAGTTACGCAGGAAGGAAAAGACTATCTGAAGCAGAAGGGGTATGTGTTTGCAAGAACAGCACATGCCGATGCCTATAATCCTTTAACTCAAGATCCGCTTGAGGTTAAAGCTGCAAACGGAACAGATTTATTTAACTATGACGCGTTTATTACGAAAGTTAGTTACGCAAAAAATGGTGAAATACCTGTTCTTATGTATCACGATGTTAATCAACACAATAAAGAAGCCTTTATCAAAACATTGGATTATTTGAAAGACAATGATTATTTGGTTTTATCATTGAGAGATTTAACCGAATTTATAGATGTCAAAAAGGCTTTATACGGAGAGGTATTAACAATACCGACAGTCTTTGGCGACAACATGGTGTTGCAAAGAGATAAAAATATTAAAATATGGGGAGAAACTTTAGCAAGCGAAGAAGTGGTAGTGACTTTAAACGATGTAAGAGCTACAACAACGTCAGATGCTTCGGGTGATTGGAGTTGTGATTTGCCTCCTCAACAAGCCGGCGGGCCATATACCCTTTCTGTAACTGCGGCAGGAGAAACAATAACATTCAATAATGTATTGATAGGAGATGTATTTGTTTGTTCGGGACAGTCGAATATGGCTTATTCCCTTTCAACTGTTGCAGACGCTGAAAATGAAATTAAACAAGCGGAAAATTATCCAAATGTCAGATTGTTTTGTCAGGATACGGGAGGAAGCAGTCTGCCGGAGATAAATGCGAAAAATGGGCGTTGGGAGATTTGTAATTCCGAGTCTGCTGAAAATTTTTCCGGATTAGGATATCTAATAGGTAAAAAAATGTATGATGCACTTGAGGAAGAAGTACCGGTAGGGATTTTATTTGCAGCACGAGGCGGAACAAGTATAGATTATTGGACAAGTGCAGAGGCAAAAAAGATGGCTGCCGAAATGAAAGGTTCAGCACAGGATGTATCGCGTTATAACTCGGGTGAATGTTTTAACCTTATGTTAAATCCTATGTTGGGATATCAGGCGAAAGCTTTTGTGTGGTATCAAGGTGAAAGTAATTCTGTAACAAAGGCGAGTGAATCGGAACAAAAAGAAACCGCAGAATTATATGAATACGCACTTTTATCTATGATTAAAGATATAAGAAATAAATGGAATGATCAAAGTTTACCATTTATTATAGTTCAGCTTCCTAACTATGAGAAAGAAACGTATGACTATAGTTATACAAGAGAAGCCCAGTATGATGTATGCAGTACAGATAATTATTCGTATATAGTATCAACGTTGGATATAGGTGACGATTACGATATTCATCCCAAAAACAAACAAGCTTTTGCAGATAGAATATGTCTATCATTACTGCAAAATATTTATGGAAACGAAATCATTTCAATACCGAGATTGAGTAATGTTAGCTTGAATGGTTCAATGGTTTCTTTGGTATTTGATAATGTCGGAGATGGACTAAGTATAGTGGGTAATGGTGGATTTGAAATTGCAGGTGGCGATGGAGTGTTCTATCCTGCAACAATTGAAATATCAAATAACACCGTGCGTCTTTTCAATTCGAATATAGACAATCCGGCTTTTGTGAGATATGCGCATATGAAAATACCAGTGGATTATGTTAGAAATTCACTCGATATTCCGATACCGGCATTTAGTTATACGTTAAATTAA
- a CDS encoding glycoside hydrolase family 127 protein, translating to MKATGINDNKKIQELKAKRLILKRSLLNYQRLQTEHYTPENVFRKASYNWYGDWEGRAILALSHATMTTGESMANLQEIIRKLPMHFNEKGYMGPVYTDGVKDEQQLAGHSWLLRGLLAYVKLTGDEKVKAQIQTIIENLVMQTKGCYKQYPAGSTERARLGEAMGTTTHEIANGWKLSTDVGCAFILLDGVTDVYDFFGGTTLRELIEEMIAHFFKTDVVQESFQTHATLTALRGVLRFMKTENTTRYLTQTVERMQAYVENAMTENYQNYNWFGVPKATEPCAVTDSFIVALELWEMTKDAEWLDLAENIFYNGFLSSQRDNGGFGCELCTGADLESVHIIPKYYEAYWCCSMRGAEGFLRYLEKSVLIEENTITFPIYNSFSTEPKHDAVTGINHATDYPYRGKGEIIIRTKKHFDGTVRLYIPESATKFSVSVNGKTVSFSIEKGFASIPVQTNEKITIQYNFELTEGKKKALRYPGFTKRKGVLILAEDRENNVPLMDIGITKDMCDMGIKYQVLYPDM from the coding sequence ATGAAAGCAACAGGCATAAACGACAACAAAAAAATACAGGAACTCAAAGCTAAGAGGTTAATCCTGAAACGGAGCTTGCTGAATTATCAGCGCTTGCAAACAGAGCATTATACACCCGAAAATGTGTTTCGCAAAGCAAGTTATAACTGGTACGGAGACTGGGAAGGCAGAGCTATTTTAGCCCTTTCCCATGCAACCATGACCACCGGGGAAAGTATGGCGAATCTGCAAGAGATTATACGAAAGCTACCGATGCATTTCAATGAAAAGGGATATATGGGACCGGTTTATACAGACGGTGTAAAGGATGAGCAACAGCTTGCCGGACACAGCTGGCTGTTGCGCGGACTTTTGGCTTATGTGAAGCTTACCGGAGACGAAAAAGTCAAGGCACAGATTCAAACCATTATCGAAAACTTAGTTATGCAAACAAAAGGGTGTTATAAGCAATATCCTGCAGGCAGTACCGAAAGAGCAAGGCTCGGAGAAGCGATGGGAACAACGACACATGAAATCGCAAACGGCTGGAAGCTGTCTACCGATGTGGGATGCGCGTTTATTTTGCTGGACGGTGTAACAGATGTATACGACTTCTTTGGCGGTACAACACTTCGGGAACTGATTGAAGAGATGATTGCGCACTTTTTTAAGACGGATGTAGTGCAAGAGTCCTTTCAGACCCATGCGACCTTAACGGCATTAAGAGGCGTTTTACGGTTTATGAAAACCGAAAACACGACACGGTATCTGACACAGACTGTGGAAAGAATGCAGGCGTATGTGGAAAATGCCATGACAGAGAACTATCAGAATTACAACTGGTTCGGTGTGCCGAAAGCCACAGAGCCGTGTGCGGTTACAGATTCGTTTATTGTAGCATTGGAATTGTGGGAAATGACAAAGGATGCCGAGTGGCTTGATTTGGCAGAGAATATTTTTTATAATGGATTTCTTTCAAGCCAAAGAGATAATGGTGGGTTTGGCTGCGAATTATGCACGGGAGCGGATTTGGAAAGCGTGCATATTATACCTAAGTACTATGAGGCGTATTGGTGTTGCTCAATGCGTGGAGCAGAGGGTTTTCTTCGATATCTGGAAAAAAGTGTTTTGATTGAAGAAAATACTATTACTTTTCCCATATACAATTCCTTTTCGACAGAGCCGAAACACGATGCTGTAACTGGAATTAATCATGCAACCGATTATCCTTACCGTGGAAAAGGCGAAATTATAATTCGAACAAAAAAACACTTTGACGGAACAGTGCGTCTGTATATTCCGGAAAGCGCAACAAAATTTTCTGTTTCCGTAAACGGAAAAACTGTTTCTTTTTCTATTGAAAAAGGCTTTGCGAGTATTCCTGTTCAAACCAATGAGAAGATTACAATTCAATATAATTTTGAATTGACAGAGGGAAAGAAAAAGGCACTTCGTTATCCCGGATTTACCAAGCGAAAAGGAGTTTTAATCTTAGCAGAGGACAGAGAAAACAATGTTCCTCTTATGGACATCGGCATTACAAAGGATATGTGTGATATGGGTATTAAATATCAGGTTTTATATCCGGATATGTGA